ATACGGTCTATATTCTCTTCAGGGGCAGCATGACTCTTGCCGATGCCCTGGACGATGGGCAAATGATTTTTTCTGATGAGCAGCTGGAACACATGGGGCGATTCACAGTAGCCTTACGAGTTACTCGCGAACTTCTGGGAAAATATCCCAAACACCATTTTGTTCTTGTCGGGCATTCCCTGGGAGGAGCCACTGTTCAATATGTGCTCAGACACATATCTTCCTCCAGACTCAAAGGCTATACAGTCAATCCCATTGGCCTTCCCGGTAAAATCGGAATTATTCCTGAAAAACGCCTCGTGGATATCGTACATGAAGCTGATATCGCTCAAACCATTATGCTGGATTCTCGTCTTGTGGGGAGAGGCATCCTTGTTCGCGGCCATTTTACCAAACAATCTGACGGAACATGGACTCCGGATTTTTCATTGCTGAGTGCTGCTTCACAGCATTCTGTGAATAAGACATTGAAGAATATGATTGCCCAACATACAGGTACTTATACCCCACCATCCAACAACCAGATTACCCAACCAAAACCGGGAGGAATCAAGGCTCCTGTGAAAACAAATTTCAGAGAAGCGTTCGGCGATACTCTTTAATTCGTTTCCTCTGCAGCTTCACCTCGCAGATAGGTCAATTCGGAAATCTACCAAGTAAACTCTTGTACTGAAAGGCGTACAGAGTCGAATTCTTTCAGGTACACCAACAATAACCATCTTCAAGTAACTAGCTTGGAGAGGGTTTCTTGTTTTTGACGTGGAAGTGGTAAATTTCATGAAACGGCCCCAATCTGTGTACAAAGTGTGTACACTTTGAGAGTGTTTTTAGCCTTATTTGACAAGGTATTTCTGTCATACGGATCACACAATGGACGGCCCATCTAGACGCTTTGTAAAACGGAAATCTTGCGAGTTATATATAATTGATACAATATCAACATATTGTGTTAATTTATGTCTATCTACACACTCCATCATCAGGTAAGGCTGTTGGATGAAACACTCTGCGGCAATGGCAGGAAGTACTCGACTGGAGATATCCTGTTCTCAGACCGGGGAAGACGATTCGTTCTCGGAAAACTCATTGCGGAAGGCGGTGAAGGTTCCGTCTTTGCTGCCCATTCAGAATCGGAAGCATCACTCGTTGCCAAACTCTATCATCCGAACCAACGGGCACGTTGGCGTGAGCAGAAGCTTCGGCTGATGTGCTCCCGGCCTATTCGTTCTTCGTGCGTGGCGTGGCCGCGCGAGATCCTGTACGATGAACTGCGGTGTTTTATCGGCGTGCTGATGCCCCGGGCGGACGGGGTTCCGCTCGGGGCTTTCGCGTTTCATGCGGAGCTGCTGAAGAAACAGTTCCCGTCATGGACTCGTTACGATCTGACCAGGCTGTGCCTGAACTTGTCGGAATCCGTCCACACGCTGCACCGTTACGGTGTGATCCTTGGGGATCTTCATCCCGGCAATGTGCTGGTTTCTCCCGATGGCTCCGTCCATTGGATTGATGCCGACAGTTTTCAGGTCGAGGACTATCCCTGTTCCGTCGGCACGGAACGGTTCCGGGCTCCGAAACTCCGCGGCAACTTCGGAGACTTCCTCCGCACCCGCAGCCACGATGCCTACGCCCTGTCCGTCCTGCTCTTCATGACGCTGACGCTCGGCCTGTCTCCCTTCGCCCGTCAAGGGGGAGGAGGAGACATGCGGGAAGCCGCCAGGAAGGGAACGCTACCTTATGCGTTTGCTTCGTACAAGCCTCCGGCGGGATTCTACCCACCTGATACGCCCGGGCGTTATGTCTGGTCGTATCTCCCCCGCAAGCTCCGCGACGCTCTCGGTCACAACCTCACCTGTGTCCAGCGTCGCGATTTGCGTCCACGCGTCATGCCGGGGTATCTGGCGCGTTGTTTGCAGCAATACCTCAGGGATATGGAGCCGGGAGGCGGAAGGGATCATCCCATGTACCGGGATCTTCTGTACGACCGTCCCTGTCCGCCCCACAGTCTGCTGGTACAGATGACATCCAACATCTGTGCGGACTGCGGGATTCTCTTCCGGGAAGCTCCTGACGATGTAGCACGGCGTTTACAGCAATCTCATGCCCGTCCCCTGTGCAGGCTCTGCATACGGCGTCGTAGCGCATTGAATCAGGCAACCCGGAATCCAACCATCAACGATTAACTCGAATCATCATGTCTATATCATCATCAACACACCTAACCAGACAGGAACAGCTCGCCGCCATGCGCGAGTTCGGCAACAACACCAACGCCCGGCTTCCCGTTCTCTTCCTGCTGGATGCCAGCAGCAGTATGAACGGTATTATCCGGGGCGACAACCAACACATCCTCCGTCAGGAGCACTCCGACGGGATCAACTGGAATATCGTCACGGGAGACAATATCGTCACCCGGATGGACGAGCTCAACGTCGGGCTTCAGCGGTTCGTCAGCGACATTCTCGCCGATCCTCTGGCGAAGCTGGCCGCCGATGTAGCAGTGATGACTTTCGCCCGGACGGTAGCAACAGTAAAGGAGTTCGGTCCGATCCGGGAATCTGACACAGTCCTGAAGATCTCCACGTCACAGGAGAATGAAACGCTCCTTGGTGAAGCCGTCGAATTGGCTCTAGCTGAACTCGACAGCCGCAAGCGTACCTACCGGGCACACGGGGTGGAATTCTACCAGCCCTGGCTCGTCGTGATGACGGACGGGGTTCCGACCAGCGCCCGGCACCGGGAACTGGAGGGACGATTGAAGGAACTAACGGCTGCCCGCAAGCTCAGCGTGTTCGTCTTCGGTATCGGCCGCGCTGATCTGTCGGAGCTTTGCAGCATCAGTCCTGGGCGTCCTCCCATGCAGGTCAATGAGCAGAAGTTCCCGGAACTGTTCGCATGGCTGAGCCGGAGTGTCCACACGGTCAGCATGTCCATGCCGGGCGACGGGGTATCGTTGACTCCTCCCCCGGAGGATGTGTGGCAGGTGTAGGACAGGTAAAATCAGAAAGTCTTCCTCGTGGAGGCTTTCTTTTAGCTGGAGTTGCGAAGATAATATAGAGAGCAAATCTGTTAAAATAAAAAAGAAATCTCTGACGAACCACTATTTTTGAGTGTGGATATTATTTTTTCAAATGTTTCAAGAGTAGTGGACGATGATTTCATCGTACGTGCATTTGCGCCATCGTCCATCAGGATTTTCTTGGCTCGCCGTTTCGGATCGTTTGGCGATATCTTCAGGATTGTAACAGGACACGAAATCATCAAGATAGCTTTGTTTGAGGGTGAAGCGCATATTTGTCCTCAGGTCGTAGATCCATACTTCACTGGTTGTTGCACGCGACACCCGTAGTTGTTTCTTGGAGAAGATGATATTGTTCCTCCCACTTTGAGCAAAGTATGGATATACTGCATGAAGTTGAGCTGTTTGTTGGACCTGATTGCCCGGAAGTCTTGGCGATTGTATCGCGAACTCCTTATTTCCCTTCTTATTTTCAACGCTGATTGATGACTTTTTCTCGAAGGGAGGGTTAGTCAGGATATCATTGAACCGTTTGCTCGGGACGGACAGCAGGAATTCATGACGGGAGACTTGTTTTTTGTACTTATTGTGATTCATCTTTGGGCTCCAGCAGGATGGGGATGTCGGTGATCTGGAGCAGGGCGTGGTGGTCTTCGTCGCGGGAATGGAGGGTCAGATTGAGGTGCAGTTTTGGCGAGGTCAGGTTGACGCGATTTGTTGTGCGCCAGTTATCGAGGCGTTCGGCTATTGTTTTGACGAGGGATTCGCTGTAGTGTTTTTTATGAATGTAGAATACGGGGATTTTCCGTTCAAGGGGGGAGTCGCCGTTCGAGAGATGGTATGAGAATGCTATTTCACAGCTGAAGGGGATGTTTTGGCCGGGCAGATCCAGCTGATGGTTCAATACTTCCTCGAAAGCGGCGGCGAAGAGTTTTTCCCAGTTGGTGAAGCTTCCCCTTATATCGAGAGGGGCTATGGTATTTTGCCTGCGCGCAGACAGGACGGTTTGCGGGAAGCTCAGAGGAGGCGTCCGGTAGATAAATGCTGGGTTTGTTTTTCCTTCCGGGAGGAGGTTTTTGTTTCGGCTTACGGAAATGATGCTGCGCGTTTCGGGATGGCCGGTCAGGGAGAGTCCCTTTATTTTGATGATGAGGGTGACGATTTTTTCTTCGCAGCCCGAGAGCGGAGTCCGGTAAAGGATTGTTCCGGGCTCACGAGGATCTTCCTTTTTTGTGAACGAGGTTACACCTCCCTGCGGACTTGAGAGTGCGATGTCGGGCGCCTCCATGCCGGGTGTTTTCCGCTTGAGGTGAAGTACCATGTCTTGTGTTTCTCCGTCCTTTTCCCATGTGGGTTCAATGGTAAATTCCAGGGCGGGAGTGGTTTGGCGGGATTTTCGTTCCGCTTCCCGTACCCAGAGAGACCAGAGTGAGGCTGTTTTTTGCAGGAGGGCTGATGCTTCACTCATTCCTTCGAGGAAAGCCTCGTCTTTCGATTGTTCCGAAATTTTTTCTCTGAGGCCGGGCCGCAAGAGCTGGTATCGGGCCAGCTGGAGGAGAAGACTGTCTTCTTCCCGGAGGAGCTTTGCCGGAGGCGCTCCGGTCAGGGATATGTGCAGGGTGTCCTGGGATGCCAGGGAATGTGAGAAGGAGAACTTATAGTCCCACGCCAGGCATTCCCGGAGGGTATGGCTTTCGGAGGTGGCGTTTTCCTGATTGAGCAGGACGGGCATTTCCGAGCAGGCTCGAAGGGGCAAAGGAAGCTTGTCTCCGTTTTTCCAATCGAGGTTGAGTTGTGCTGGCCATGTTTCCGGTATAAGGGGATTGATGAATTTCAGCCAGGATGATCCGGTATACCATCCGGCTTCTTCCGTCTGGATGTTGTATTCGAGTTCTCTGATGGTGTATCTTCTGTAGCAGGGGAGGCCTGAGGCGCGCGCGAGGTTTTCCGGCGTAATGGGCAGATGGAGGTATTTCCGTGCGGAATTCAGGGGGAGTTTGATCCGGGGTATTTCTGTTTTCTCTCCTTTTGTTTGATCTTGTTCTGTTCCTGCGTTCAGGACGACGTCTCCGGAAAATCGCGCGGGTTTTTCGAAACTTGTTTCCGAGGTACAGGGGTATTGCTGGATGACGCCTGTTTTGTATCCTTGCAGGAGGGAATATCCGAACTGGTTTTTGGAAGCGTTGCGCGCTTCTTCGAGCCCGACGGGATCGGGTTTGTCCGTGGAAAGGGGGACGAGCTGGCAGGCCAGCGCGTCGATGAGTGCCTTTTTGGCCTGAATCAGGCTCGTCATGAGTTCGGGAGAAAGACGGGAGAGTCTTCCGCTGTTTGCCGGGCTGATTATGTGGTCGATGTCTCCGAGGAAATCTCCGGCCCATTGTTCCATGTCGATGTTAAGAAAGTTTGTTTTCTTTTGTTCTTCACTGCCGGGGAGGTCGATGTCGTATACGGAGACCCATTGATTGCTTAGCGGCTTGAAGGCGTAATAGCGGGGAGAGGCCGGGCCGGAAGCCGTCATGGGCATGCGGACGTCTGCAATGCCCCGCGGGCCGAAGAGTATTCCGTAGAGTTGTTGCCCGGCGCCGCCCGTTCCCGCGACTTTCAGTTCATGAAGTGCGTTTTCCAGGCCAGCGGCAAATGCCGCCAGGTTTTCGTCTCCCTCCGGGGGGATGGTGTATTGTGTGGAGATTGTTTTTTCCGGCGCGTCTTCAGCGCAGAGTTCCTTGCTGCGGGAAATGGTCATTACTGCCTCCAGGGGAGTAACCGGGTGTGTGAGGCCGCTGGTGGTGACTTCGTGGCGGAGGAGGAGTGCGGCGGGCGGCTTCAGGAGTTTCGCTCCTCCCTTGAGGAGTTTGATGTCGGAGAATTCGGAGAGGACGGAGGATGGACTGGGGTTTTCACCAAAATGGGAGACGAGGGCGGCCAGGCAGTCTTCTTCCCGGGTGGTGACGTGAACAGCGTCTTTTTCCAGGGTTTGGCCCGGCTGCAGGATTCCGATGAGAGGCGCGTTTTCGTCCAGGAATTGATTCAGGTATTCGAGGGGCCAGTTTTCTTGCTGGAGGAGTTCTTTTATGGACCATCCTTCCGGGTTTTCCGGGAGTGTGAGTCCTGTCTGGATGGAGGCGGCGCTGAGATCAACGCGCCGGGGCAGGAGAAGGGGGGCTTGCAGAGGCTGTTGCTCGTTGGCGAGGAGGAGTTGTTCCTGCGTGACGGCGTGCAGGGTGCAGATATGTTCGAGTGTTTCTTCTACGGCGGGGGCATATGCGGCTGTTTTCCGACAGAGGAGAGCTGTTCCCGGCAGGAAGAGGCCGGGTGTATCTCCGTTGAGACTGATGAGGTCGAGCAGGGTAAATCCCGGTTCCAGGAAACGGTTCGCCCCCAAGTGCTCGTTTTCTCCGACCAGGGATTCCTGGTAAATGAGCGAGGCTGTTTTCCGCAGGCAGGACCTGTTTTCTTCCGGAGTCAGGAGCTGGATGGGGGTGAGGGAGATTTTGAATTCGATGAAATAGCAATAGCATATTTCCAGGAGGGTTATGTCCCGGTCCCCCTGTGCTTCTGCGACGCAGACGGTTTTGCCTCCGTATTGGAAGGCAAAACCTGGTATCAGCAGGGCGTCTCTTTCCTGGTTGGATTTTATGAGAGAGTCCAGCGGCAGCAGAAGAGAGGCGCTGATGTCCTGAAGGTTTTCTCCTTCCGCTTTTGTCGTGTATGTCCGTTCCGGATGTTTAAGTCTGGCGAAGGGTTTCAGGGGGGCATCCCCGTTTCGCTCCCAGGCGGCGTCAGGGAACCGGGAGGGGGATTCCGTATCCCGGACGACGGTGTAGCGGGGGATGTTAACGGTGGCGGGGACGAACCATTCCGCAGGGTGGGCGTTCCGGTTTGCCCGGGCGAGTTCTTCCGGCGACAGGGTGTAGGTATGAAGGATGTCGCGGATGGAGAGGTGGAGAGGCGCTGTGCAGACGGGCAGCGTGGTCAGGGCGTCCAGATAGTTTCTGACGGATTGAAGGAAGGGCAGGAATTCATTGCGGGAGACAGGGAAGCCGCCCTGTTTCCTGACTGCCTCGGGCAGAAGGGTAAACTGGACGCGCATTTGGATGTCTTCTCTCTCCCACTGTCGGAGGAGGGAATTGTAACGCGTGACGGCTTTTTTTATTTCGTCCCGGTTGTTGAGGTCTTCCGGAGGTTGCGGGCACAAGGAAACGCAAAGCGAGGGTACGTTCCGGATGAGTTCGACATGGTAGCGGATGGCGGACAGGGGGATTTTTCCCGGATCGATGAGTTCATCCGTATAGAGTGAACGCAGGGCGACGGCATGGAGGAAGGCTGAAGAGGTGGCATTGCCCAGAATGTCGCGGAAATTGAGTATCAGGTTAAAGGTTTCTCCAATGGCGGCATAGGGGTTTTGTCCATCCCCCCTCCATTTGTAAAGAGGCGCGGAGCGGGTGAAATCCCAGATGGTTTCCTTGTTTTCTTCTTCACCGGGCGTGGAGGGAAAGAGGGGCAGCGAGGGGGGGAGGTTTTCTCCTTCTACGTGGAAGGAGGCAATGCTGAATAATCTTCTGGCGAGGAGGTCTTTTTCCGCGCCGAGAGCGTAGTTTAGATTGTCCGAGGGGTGTTCTTCCGGCGGCGCCGCGAGTGTCAGGGAGAAGCCCGCGCATCCTGCCGGAAGGGTTTCCCGGTATTCTTTTTTCCGATCGGGCCAGTTGTTGTCGGCGGCAAGCCAGGTGTTTTCTCCATCAAGGGAGGTGTCCCGGGTGACGAGGGCGTTTACGCATTCCTCCCGGTCGTCGTAAGAGGAGGCGTATTCGATGAGCAGGTGAAGTTTGGCTTCTCCCCGGTCGTCAAAGATGGCGTCAGGCAGGGCGCATGTTTCCCGGTCTGCAAAGCCCAGGTAGCATCCTTTTCCCCCTATGATGAGCATTTCCCACAGGAGCCGCAGGAATTCCCGGCAGGCTGACAGGCGGGCGCAATGTGTCTCTGCGGTATTTTTCCTCGTTTCGAGAACTCCCATTTCGGTTTCCGTAGAGAGGTTTGTGCGGACAAGGAAGGTGTTTTCGGACGATGACGCCGGATTGATGAGCCCGTCTTCGATTCCCTGCAGAGGAGAAGCGGTATGGAGAAGACGGGCTCCGATTGCCTGCTCAAGGGCCTGCCGGAGTGTTTCTCTTTCCCGGTGATTCATGCCGGATAGTTCGTAAAGGCCGACTGCTCCGGGCACTTTGCGGATGCCGAGGACGAGCAGAGTCACCCAGGAGAATTCCTTCCCGCACTCCCGTTTCTCCCGGCCTGGAGCGGTATTGTCTTCTTCCCTCGTGTAGAGGCTGTACCGGGAGAGATGGCCCCTGCTGTCCTGGCGGAAGTCGGCGGGAAGCTGCCGTATGCCGGAGATGTTTTTTGCGTTTCGCGGACGGGAGGCTCCCGGGATGCTCAGGTCATGGAGAGGGACGGCCTGGGAAAGGGCGTATTTTTTCTCGATTTCATGGAATAACGGCAGGGGGCGAAGGGGTTTCAGTATATCGAGGAAGAGCGTTTGGGCGGGTGCGTATTTCCGGATGTCTCCGTTGGTGATGACGAGTTCAAGTTCCTTTTCCGCTGTTGCTGCATGGGTTATGGTTCGATCAGCTGAGAAGGAGCCCAGGGCGGGGGATATCCAGTCCCGGTCTTCTTCCCTGATGGAGACGGAGAGGCGGCAGCGTTCTTCCTTGTCTTCCCCAGCGTCAGCCATGACTTTTTGCTGCTGGCCGTTGAGAGCGTACATTCCCTCGAATGCGTCTCCAGCTTTTCCGGACGCGTCGGGAATGGGGATTCTCATTCCCTGAAGGAAGAAGCGGGAGATCATGGCCGCTTTTTTTTCTACTGATTCCGTACTGCTGACGGCTTCTG
This is a stretch of genomic DNA from Akkermansia sp. N21116. It encodes these proteins:
- a CDS encoding VWA domain-containing protein, giving the protein MSISSSTHLTRQEQLAAMREFGNNTNARLPVLFLLDASSSMNGIIRGDNQHILRQEHSDGINWNIVTGDNIVTRMDELNVGLQRFVSDILADPLAKLAADVAVMTFARTVATVKEFGPIRESDTVLKISTSQENETLLGEAVELALAELDSRKRTYRAHGVEFYQPWLVVMTDGVPTSARHRELEGRLKELTAARKLSVFVFGIGRADLSELCSISPGRPPMQVNEQKFPELFAWLSRSVHTVSMSMPGDGVSLTPPPEDVWQV